TTATATAGaaatattaatacatattatatacAGTCAATCCAAAATATTAATCCATACCACATTTAGTATtgtttcaaattacaaaacgtttcATAAAATCCTAAAATAACTACTCGTCCTCATCATCATCTCGATTATTTTGTGGCAGCAATGAGCGAAACCACTCTTCCAATGCTGCAGAACAGGCCGGGTCCTGTAGTATTGTTTGGAGCATTTGCAACtataaagaaaacaaaatatattaacaACATATCAGAATAACATTATAATTAATTATACCGTTCCACTATAGCATTTACTAACAATTACCTGTGATTGTGGTTGTTCTTGTGTTATTGGTTGTTGCTGATCGTACATAGACACAATGGTAAGGGGTtaacattaacttgattttacaactaatttattatttttttaatgttttttttaaattaatttaaatttattctataattaaattaaaattactagaagtacgttgctattaataacctaattaaggctaaagttgtaatgaccaacattaagttggccaaacattaagtcattaaaagtatgttgctattaagttggccaaacattaagtcactaacaaaattaagcactttgaaaccatatacaatacattactagaagtaagttgctattaataacctaattaagtcAAATGTATACATCCAATTTGCATATTTCAATTTtatccaatttcatacaattaagtcaaatgtatatatattcaatttacatattccaatttcatacaaatatATACATCTAAGTTTCATGTTAAGGCAATGTGGTATAACTTTCATCCAATTCcatccaatttcatacaaatatatacaaatatcTACATCTAAATttcatccaatttcatacaaatatatacatatacatgtcaatttttttttttttttgagacttcaatgtaatctaaacataactttcaaattatacacaaaatgcATATTAAACTCCAACAAATGTGAAAAAAACACACAATCCAACAAAATACATACAATCCAACAAAATGCATAACCAattcatatatcaaaatacaaACAGAATCACTCAACAAACTTGAAAAATACTCACTATTTATCATCTAaaacagaaaaatcataaaaaagtTGAGAAATTCGACCTTGGTTGGGGCAATTTCGGAATTTTGGCTAAATGTTGAGCTTGGTTGGGGTTGTGGCGGTTTTGTGGCTGCCTTGAGTGAAGGAGAAGCTAGCACCGGTCCAAGAAACAATGTCTAGTCCACCAAGTTGGAAAATTTGCGTGATATTGATGAAAAATCGACAGAAAAACGAGAGGAAAATGGGTGAATGAGAAGCTGTGAATGGCAGAAAGGTAAGCTGTTCAGGGGATATCTGCGTTTAGCATTAGCGGCGATGCAAGGACAATAGCGGCGACATTagggtattagcggcgacaaacgGAGGGAAAACTCAGCGCGTCTTTCGGCTTTCCTTAATAGCCGTTAGATTGAAAACAAATCGGACGGTTGGGGTGAGAGTGACGCGGATCGCTAAATGAAAGTATTAGCGGCgacgcctttagcggcgacacgtaACGCGTCATTTACGTGTCGCCACTATTGCTAGCTGTCGCCGCTATAGCTttgttttcttgtagtgattGTCAACTTTCACTAGCTATCTTAAATAGCACAAGCaaagttataaatattaaattaaatcaGTTAGGAACAGAATAACTGTTCTTTTAAGAAAAAGATCTTATGTTTAAATAGTACAACACCAATGTCAAAAGTGTTGATAATGAATCAATTATCAATAGTAAATACTGCAGCTAAATAAGAAGAAATCATGTCAAAGTACAATTATAAGCCGGATTACTTTCTAATTTCATCGGCCATGACTCAACAACTTTAGAACGACACCGGTACCTCCTCCCTTGTAGTTTTTCCACTTGGTCCTGATGAATGAGCCACACAAAGATCACCCAGATCAATGTGGATGTTTAGCTTTTTAAAGACTCTATTTTTCAGATCATAACTAAATATACTTTTATCGTGCCTTGATCTCATGAAAACGATATATCTCTTATTTATCACGCCACAAACCGGATATCGAAAAGAAGCACTTACAAAGCCATGATCCTGGACTGTTATCGAAAGCAACTTCTCCCACTTCATACTTTGAAAATCTTTAAGAATCCATAAGTCAGTTTTGTCCCTAGAAACTCCATCAATGAGGCTGAGAAAACCACCCATCTCAAAAATAGAATAGTAGAGCCTCTTACGCTCACCGGGTTCAGGTAGGCTCATTTGGAGAACTTCTTCTTTTATCATATCAACAGAAACCAGGAACCTAGAGCAATTAAGATTCCAATGAAAGTACCTTCCTTGAACTTGAATTGAAACTATCTCACCCATATTCCTAGGATCCAAGTAAAAAGGTACTTTGATCTTTTTCCACCTTGAGGAAACACGAGAGACTACAATATCTTTTTCCAATTGTAGAATATGACATTGGAGTGATTGGCCATTAAACAAGTGAACAACCTTATATACTCCCTTGAATCTGTCAAAAAAAAGGGCCATTGCACATACGCTAGTATCTTGATGTGCAAAAAATGTTGGAGGCTTGGGAAGAAATGATTTTTCCCTGGTGATTATATTGAAAATATACAGTGACTTTCTTTTTCTGGCAGGGTCTAATATCAGAAGAAACTCGTTATACCATGACTTTATCCTTCCAAAGAAATGTATGCGAAGGTTTTGCTCTTTCACTTCTAGTCTTTGTCCTTCTTCCCTTACATCCACATAGCGGATCGTAAATCCAAATGACGTCTGGAGGATAAAAAAAGAATTTTCTGCCAAGATCATGTTAATTATATCGAACCATTTTCTACAGACATACTTTGCGTTATAACGAAGGAAAACATAAGGAAGCCTTTTAAGGATATCTTCAACCACGTCATCTGGAAGAAATGCAAACCAATGAACATCATTTTTCTTTCTCTTCATTTCTTCATCTTCACACTCTTTCCTGCACTTGCTCATTGCCACCTCCATCGATTTCTGTTTCAAAATAATATATTACTTTTTTTTGTAAGCAGCAACACGAGGAAGAAATACAGGTATGTACATAGCCACAAGGGAACATGCATGAATGATCAATAACATACATCAAGCGAACATGTTTGTGTTTTATTTCGGATCAACAGAATTAAGTAAGTACATATGGTGTTCAGGTAAACACAACAAGTGTAAATCCGATCAATTTTATTCCTGGGTTTTAAGTATCCAATCAACTTTCAGAGTGCAATTGTAAAAACTAACACCCTTTTCTGGCATCTGGAGGTTTTTAAATCTTAAcattagttatataagtaatttgTTTCCACATTGACATTTGCGTCGAATAGAAAGAACGTAAGAGACACAGTTCATATTAAGATGATAGTGCATAAAAAAGCCACATTAAACACGTTGCAAGAAAAGAAAACAAACCTGTAGAACGCTAACTTCCATACTTGCAGAGATCGATGATAGTCGAAAGTTAGGGTTTTTTAGGACACAACTTGGAAGGAGTGTGATGTTAGGCGGTGGGTGTTTTTATTTTGGGATCTGCTAAGTCCTAAATTGACGCTCAATTTATATCCTATGCTGTCTCCCCATTTTATGTTCACTTTATATTCTATATACTATATATGTCGGCCCATTTATTCATTAAATTTCAAactttaaattaatttatttaagcAAAAAAGAAAAATTTTGGGTTA
The genomic region above belongs to Lactuca sativa cultivar Salinas chromosome 4, Lsat_Salinas_v11, whole genome shotgun sequence and contains:
- the LOC128133898 gene encoding uncharacterized protein LOC128133898 translates to MEVSVLQKSMEVAMSKCRKECEDEEMKRKKNDVHWFAFLPDDVVEDILKRLPYVFLRYNAKYVCRKWFDIINMILAENSFFILQTSFGFTIRYVDVREEGQRLEVKEQNLRIHFFGRIKSWYNEFLLILDPARKRKSLYIFNIITREKSFLPKPPTFFAHQDTSVCAMALFFDRFKGVYKVVHLFNGQSLQCHILQLEKDIVVSRVSSRWKKIKVPFYLDPRNMGEIVSIQVQGRYFHWNLNCSRFLVSVDMIKEEVLQMSLPEPGERKRLYYSIFEMGGFLSLIDGVSRDKTDLWILKDFQSMKWEKLLSITVQDHGFVSASFRYPVCGVINKRYIVFMRSRHDKSIFSYDLKNRVFKKLNIHIDLGDLCVAHSSGPSGKTTREEVPVSF